The Myroides phaeus DNA segment GTTAAAAGAGGCTATAAGCAAAAAGTTTAAAAGAGATAACAATCTTAATTATGCTCCAAACCAAATTGTAGTTTCTACAGGTGCAAAACAATCTCTTTATAATGTTGCACAAGTAATGATTAATCCTGGTGATGAAGTAGTAATTCCTGCTCCTTATTGGGTTAGTTATGCTGAAATTGTAAAAATAGCTGGTGGTATTCCTGTGGAAGTTCCAACGTCTATTGACACTGATTTCAAAATTACTCCTGAGCAACTTGAAAGCGCAATTACTCCTAAAACTAAAATGATATGGTTCTGTTCACCTTGTAACCCAAGTGGTTCTGTGTACAGTCAATCAGAATTTGAAACAATTGCAGCTGTATTAGAAAAATACCCTAATATCTTCATCTTATCAGATGAGATTTACGAACATATCAACTTCACTGGTTCTCATTGTAGTATTGGTACAATTGGTAGTTTACAAAACCGTACTATTACTGTAAATGGTATCGCAAAAGCTTTTGCTATGACTGGTTACCGTATTGGATACATCGGTGCTCCTGAGTTCATTGCTAAAGCGTGTACTAAAATGCAAGGACAAGTAACTTCTGGTGCTAATAGTATAGCTCAAAGAGCAACTATTACAGCGGTTGAAGCTGATCCAAGTGTTTTAAAAGATATGGTTCAAGCTTTCCAAAGACGTAGAGACTTAGTTGTTGGATTAATCAAAGAGATTCCTGGTATGAAGATTAATGTTCCTGAAGGTGCTTTTTACGTTTTCCCAGATGTATCTGCCTTATTCGGAAAAACATACCAAGGTGTTCAAGTAAACAATGCTGATGATTTATCAATGTATCTACTTGAAAAAGCTCACGTTGCTACTGTAACAGGTGATGCTTTTGGTAATCCTAACTGTATTCGTATGTCTTATGCTACAAGTGAAGACCAATTAATCGAAGCATTAAGAAGAGTAAAAGAAGCTTTAAAATAAGCCTAATACTCATTAAATATATTAAAGGTTCTATAATTATAGAACCTTTTTTTGTTTCCACTACTGAAATTAAGTACTTTTAAATCAACAATAAAATATCACATTTTGGACTTATTACTCTCAAGTATCGCTAAGCACGTTTCTCTTACTAAAGAAGAACAACAAATTGTTTTAGAATCTTTTACCACAACACGATATCCAGCAAAGACTAAATTACTTTTAGCGGGAGATGTTTGTGTAAACTCTTGTTTTGTCCTTTCTGGTATCTTGAGAAACTATTGTTTAGATGATCAAACAACAGAACACACTATGAGTTTTGCAACGACCAATTGGTGGATTGCTGATATGTATAGTTTCCTTTCTCAAAAACCAGGGGAGTCATACATTGAAGTGGTCGAAGATGCTATTGTTATGACAATTAGCAGAGATCATCAATTAGCGCTATTTGATCGCGTACCTAAAATTGAACGATATTTTAGAATCTTAATTGAACGCTCGCTTGTTGCTAACCAACAACGATTAATGGACAATATGAGATTGACAGCGGAAGAACGATATGAACGCTTTTGCAATCGTTTCCCTGAGATTAAGTACAATCTACCTCAAAAACAAATTGCCTCGTATTTAGGCATTACTCCGGAATTTTTCAGCAAAATGAAAAAACGTTTGCTGACAGGTAAATAACCTATAGTGTTTCTTAACCTACGTTAAGCAATAACGCCTTTACTCAGTTGTATCTTTGTACTATCAAAATGAAACAACTATGGAAAATAAAATTTTATACAAAGCAGATACAAGAGGATACGCTAACAACGGTTGGTTAAAATCTCATCATACTTTTAGTTTTGCAAACTACAGAAACAATGATAGAATACACTTTGGTGTACTACGCGTTTTAAATGACGACAATGTTGCAGCTGGTATGGGCTTTGGAACGCATCCTCACGACAATATGGAGATTATCTCTATTCCGCTATCAGGAAGCTTAGAACATAAAGATAGTATGGGAAATGGCACTATAATTCGCCAAGGAGAAATACAAGCAATGAGTGCAGGAACGGGTGTACATCACAGTGAGTTTAACCCAAGCGAAACAGAGGAGAGTAAATTCTTACAAATATGGTTATTTCCTAATAAATTAAACGTTAAACCAAGATATGACCAGATCCAAATAAACAAAGAGGATCGTCATAACAAATGGGACCAAATCTTATCTCCTAACCAAGAGGACAAAGGAGTTTGGATTAATCAAAACGCTTGGTTTCACATGGCTGATTTAGATACTGGAAAAGAATTAACGTATGATCTTAAAGATAAAAGCAATGGTATCTTCCTTTTTGTCTTAGAAGGACAAATTACAATCGACGATATTACGCTTGACAAAAGAGATGCAATCGGTTTTTGGAATCAACCTAACTTTACGGTTCACGCACACGAAAATAGTCACATCTTAGTAATGGAAGTTCCGATGGAATTACCTGAATATTTACAATAAAAAAAAGGCTCATCAATTGATGAGCCTTTTATATTAATTTCCGTTTTTTAAATTACGTACTTCTTCTTCTGTTAAGAATCTCCATTTACCTCTTGGTAAATTCCATTTAGTCAATCCTCCGTACATTACACGGTCTAATTTGATTACATTGTATTTTAATGACTCAAAAATAGCACGTACTAACTTCACGTTTGATGCTTTTAATTTAATACCCACCTCTGTTTTTGGTTGGTCATCAACATAAGCAACATCTTCTGCAAATACACGACGCTCGTCAATGTACACACCTTTTTTAATTTTCTCTAAATCTTCATACTTTAAATTCTTATCTAAAGAAACGTGGTATAATTTAGAAGAACGTTGTTCTGTTTTATTCAACTTCTGAATTAAATCACTGTCATTTGTAAATAACATTAATCCCATCGTTGTTTTATCCATACGTCCAATCGGAGTTAATGGATACTTTGACGATCCTTTAATTAAACTCAAAATGTTTTCTGGACTAATTACTGGCTCGTTAATACTTGAAAAACCTTTAGGTTTATTCAATAACACATAGATTTTTTTCTCTGGTGTAAGAACAGTTCCATCAAAGTTTACAACATCAGTAGGTTTAACTCTATACCCTAATTCAGTTACCACTTCTCCGTTTACTTTTACGTTACCAGACACAATGTATAAATCTGCATCACGACGAGAACAAGCTCCCGAATTACCAATATATTTATTTAGACGAATTTCATCAGAATCTTTAGAAGAAGACTTTGCTTTTGGCTTTTTATCAAAAGCTTTTGAAGCAGTAGTATTCGCTTGAATTCTCTTTAAATCTGTACTTTTTCCATCATTGCTTTTCGCAAAAGACTTTTTAGCACCATCTCCACTCTTACTAAAAGATTTCTTAGCACCATTACCACTTTTCCCAAAAGGCTTTTTACCCGCTCCACTCTTACTCCCTGAGCGACTTGAATTATTATTTCTTGAATTCGACTTACCGTTATTCATATCAAAAAGATTTTTGCAAAGATAGATATTCTCTGCTTTAATTAACATTACAATAAAAGTTTACAAAACTTTTATTACTATAAAGATTCTTTAAGTAGAATCTTACCGCTTACTACTACCTCTGGATTAATCAATATAATTGAAAACACACCTAATAGTATTAGCAACTTTAAACTCACATGCAGGCTATGGTATTCACTGATGGCACCTGATTTCCATAACTTGTACAAAAATAAGATCAATACACCTATACTCATATAAAAGTAATAGACCATATATCCAACTTCTAAAGCGTGATCACTCACGATCAAATAGATTGGTACAAGCGTTAATACAGTAACTGCTGTGATTATTTGTTTTGCTTTCTGTTCTCCAAACCGAACCGGAATAGTTTGGTAATTATTAGCAAAATCTCCCTTAATATTTTCCATGTCTTTAATCAACTCGCGTATTAGAATAATCAAATACAAAAAAGAAGCATGCAAAAATATTGTTGAGTAGAAAAATTTAAAATGCATAAGGATACTAAAGAAGGGCAATATGGCAAGTAACGATGCTGTTAAATTACCAATAATTGGATATTTCTTTAGTTTGTGTGAATAGAACCACAACAAAAATATATAACCCGAAAAGAATAAAGAAACATGGAAAGATACAGGTAGTACAATCAATACAGACAAGAAGTTAAGTGCAAAATACACACGTAACTTTGTCGCTTGACTAACCAACTTATCCAACATAGACTTCGCAGGTCGATTTATCAAATCTTTTTCAGCATCGTAGAAGTTATTAATAATATAACCTCCTGCAATGGCTAACGAAGAAGCGAATATAATCAAAAACAAACGCCAATCTAATACGACATCAAGTGCTCTTTTCTGAGGGGCAAATATAAATATAGACGCTAAGTATTGCGCCATTACAATGATAAAAATATTATAACCTCTCACTACAGAGAACAAGCTGAATATCTTAGCTAAGAGTAATTTATTTTTCCTAGATAACATTTCTTTCTTGTATCTAAATTTATTCGCCTAAGCGAAAGGTTATAACATTTCTACTATCTAATTAGAATTGATATACAACTTCTAATTTATAATCTTTAAGAGATTCTTTCGCTTTTTCAATATCTGCTGTAAAACCTAAGATGTATCCTCCACCTCCAGATCCACATAGCTTCAAATAGTAATCATTTGTCTCAATTCCCTTTTGCCAAACATTGTGGAATTGCTCCGGAATCATTGGTTTAAAATGATTCAATACTACTTTAGATAATTGTTTTGTATTACTAAATAAAGACTTAACATCTCCTTTCAAGAAGTTTTCAACACAAGCATCTGTATGTTTTACAAACTGCTCTTTCAACATCTGACGGAAACCTTGGTCTTTTAAGTTCTCCATAAATATAGTAATCATTGGAGCTGTTTCTCCAACAATACCTGAATCAATCAAGAAAACTCCTCCTTTACCATCTACACTTTGTGAAGGAATACCTGCTGGTTCAATATTGTCTTTTGAATTAATCAATATTGGCAGGCTTAAATAACTGTTTAATGGATCTAACCCTGAACTTGTACCGTGAAAAAATGCTTCCATCTTTCCAAAGATACCTTTTAACACAAGTAACTTGTCTTTTGTCAAGTTTTCCAATACTGTTATCTTCTCAAAAGCATATTGGTCATAAATAGCAGCAACTAATGCACCACTACTTCCCACACCATATCCTTGTGGAATACTCGAGTCAAAATACAACCCTTCCTCAATCTCGTTATTTAAACGATCTAAATCAAATTGTACTAATGTTGGTTCTGTCTCTTGCAAATCTCTTAAATAAGCAGCAAAATTTCTCAAACTCTCATTTGATTTTAATGCAACACCCTCTAATTTGTCTGCAATTTTCAAAGCTCCCTTATAAAAATTATAAGGAATCGATAAACCTTTTGAATCTCTAATGATTCCATATTCTCCAAAAAGAAGAATCTTCGAATAAAATAATGGTCCTTTCATAGCTATAAAAGTGAATTCACCCTGCAAAAATACATATTATATCCTCACAGGCCTTTCTTTCCTATATATTTTTTTATAAATACCTGTTTTTAAAGCCATAAACACAATGTCTACAACCATTCTGACAACATTGTCCTTTCATCAAATGATACAATTCTGTAAATACAAAATACTCATTTTCCATATAATAATGCACTCCTTCCTCCATCTCACTTCTTCGCTTTGGAAATTCTTTGCCTTTAGCAAGTTCAATCATCTCGTTAAACTTAACTAAACAATCATTACAAAGACATTTATGATATGAACTTCCCAAAAAAGCTCTTGTAGCATTAGAAATTGTTACTTCACTACACGCACAATGAGCAATATCTTCTGTTTTACAATCAATAGGTGCTTTACAATGTGTACATACTTTGTTCTTAGTCATAACTTATCGCATTGTTGCAAAATTATAAAACCTCATCTTACCGTTTGCCTCCACTTCAATCGTTTGTTCTGTACGTTGACCTGTTGGACGCTCAAGTTCAATTGTCAATTTATTCATACCTGTTTGAAGAGGAACACGAACATAGTTAATCTGAGCTGGTAATGTCTGCCAGTTACGAGTGTCTGCTTTTTCTGAGAACATATTAAATAATTGCACTCCTAAACCAAGTCCCTCTAACAAAGCATTATTATCTCCGTTTTTACCATTTGAACGAGCAGCTGATTTTAACGCATACTCAGCTGATTTCTTTACAGCTACACGAGTTAATATCTTACTTAATTCTTTACCTGCGCGTTCATCTAATGTTTTCACAGCTAAAACATCAATATCTTCTACTTTTTCAAATCTATATTTATCAGCTGAACTTGTTTTTATTGTCGCAAAGGTATAGGGTGGTTTCTGAACAATGTATTTCGGGTAAGCAATATTCAAACTATGAACATCATTCAAGCTTGTCTTTCCTGCTATTCCAAAATCTATCGGAATCATAATCCCTAAAGCATTCGTAAAGAACACACCTCCATCTTCTCCTTTTACTAAAGAGAAAAATACGTTTTCTTGTTCTTTAATTGGTGCTCTACCATTCTCCCAAAAGACAACTAATTCTCCTCCTGCAGTAGGTTGATAATCTTTGAACTTCATTTTAAAATCGCGTTCAAACTTATCCAACTCACTTTTGAATCCCATACGCGAAGCCATTCTCATAACATCGTATTTAAGATTCTCAGGCATTGCTACTCCATAGTAAAGTCCGCCTTTTGCATTCTGATATACCTCAACTGCATTTCGATAAGCGATAAACGCATCGTTATAATTTCCACTTGCTTCATAAATCAACCCTTGTAAGGTCAATGAAAACGCATCTTTTGAATAACGAGTACTTTTCTCTTTATACTTGTCGCCTTGTGCATAATTCTGTAGTGTAATACGACGAGCCTCAACAATAGCTTCATCAAACTGACCTAAGTACAAATAGTTTAAAGCTTTGTAATAATGCAACATAAAAATTTCAAACTCCTCTCCTTTGTAATTTTGAGACATTGAGTTTAAAAACAATCCTACTGCCACATCACCAGTACTTTTTAAACCATCTTCAACTAATAGATCGGCTTCATTAAGGTACTTATTACTACTCGCATAATCTCCTTTCAAATGAGCTACACGGCCTTTCTCCATATAAAACAACAACTTGTTTCTCGACTTTTGCAACAATGCATTTTTGTCCAAAGCTTTCTCAGCCTCTTCAAATTGAGACGAACCAAGTTTCTGATAATAATCTGTTATCCTATCGTGATAAGAAGCACATCCAAACACGAAAAACATCAGTGCAAATAGCACTGATGTTTTTGTGAAAGAATATATGGTTTTGTATGAAACCATCTATAATATTTTAAATTAGTTCTTTACGTATTTAGCAATTTTCTTCTCTCCAATCCAAACAACTTCTCCAGATTGAATGTTTGTTAATTCTAAATTCACTTGGTAGTAAACTACTTTTTTCTTTTTGTGAGAGTCAACAATTGAGTTGATAGAACCTTGAAGAATGTAATCTGCTCCGTTCTCTAATCCGAATTTCTTCATCGTAGAAACAGAAGAGTTTGTTTGTTGATCAGCTCTTTCAGCTCTCAATTCTTCTCTTTTTGCACCTCCTTGAACTAAACGTACTCTTTGTGACTGAATAAAAGATCTTTCAACATCTTTTACGAATGTTTCTGCATCAATATGCTCGTGACTTTTATTTTGAACCATACCAACAATTACAACTGGTTTTTTTCCAGCATTGCTTTCTTGGTGATCTCCAATCCAAGATCCGCTTAAGATTTGGCTTGTCATTTGCTCAGCAACTTCTCTTGAGTCTGTATTGTTCCATCTACCGCTAATATCAATAGTTTCTTCAATTCCTACTCTTGTTACTTGACGTCCACATGACGTGATAAATATTCCTGATGCAGCCAATATTGTAGCTAACGCAATACGTTTAATTTGCATAATCTTCCTCTTATTATTTTTACTTTGTTCTATTTTACTTTGCGATCAATTAGATAGAAAACATCCAGTTTCCTGTGCGGTATCCAATTCGCGGTAACCAATTCCAACTGTTGTTGTAATAGCTACTACCATAATATCCATTACCATAGTAACCATTGTTGTAATACCCATTATTATATGAACGGTTTTTAGCGCGAGCCATTCGCTCTTCGTGGCGATATTCTCTTTTCTGAGCTTTGCGCTCTTGTTTTGCTTCATACCAATCATATGCTTTGTACGTGTCTTGTACTGTTGTACTAAGTGTTGCAGTCAACGAATCTTTCGCAGCCATATACTTAGACAAACTCGCTTTATAATTAGGGTTTTGATCTTCAACTAATTCTTGAGCATAAGCACTTTGAAATCCAAACAAACTACTTAATACTAATCCCAAAATTGATAATAACTTTTTCATATTTACAAATTTTAAGTGTTTAACATGCAATATGCATACCATACTATAAATTTACAACTTTTTATTTAATTCTCTCAGAACCAAAGCCTATTTGATCTTCGATGAAGTGTTTTCCCTGACAATGCTCTGCTAATTCTTGACGAATAAATGTCATAACAAAGTCTTTATCTTGTTTTGGAAACAATAAGTGGACATTTGCCCCAGCATCTAATGTAAAACACACGGGGATTTTTGTCTGCTCTCTAAAGTTCCAAATCTTCTCGATAATTTTCAAAGTCTTAGGCTTCATTAAAATAAAATAAGGCATTGAAGTCATCATCATTGCGTGCAATGTCAAAGCTTCACTTTCTACTAACGAAATAAATTCTTCTAAATTACCCTCAACTAAAATATTTTTCAACTTAGCTAAGTTTGTATGAGCTTGTGCAAATCTCTCTTTGGCAAAGGGATGATTGTGCATCAAATCGTGTCCTACTGTACTTGATACCTTCTTCTCTCCTTTGTCAACTAATAAAATCACATCACAGTAATCTTTAAATACTTCGTGTACTTCTTCTGGAAAAGCAACCCCGTATAAATCTGAACTATCTGCAATATCCTTGTGTTCTCCCCAAACAACTACACTTCCGACAATACTTCTACAAGCACTTCCCGAACCTAATCTGGCTAAGAAAGATGCCTTCTTATCAAAATATTCGTCTGTCATCTCTGGAAATAATGCTTTCTCTAACGACATTACATTTACTGCCATAGCCGCCATTCCTGATGCTGATGATGCAATTCCTGAACTATGCGGAAAAGTATTTTCTGTATCTATTACAAAGTGATAATCTTCTATATAAGGACAATAAGACAAAATTCGCTCAAAGAACTTTTGCACTTTCGGTTTAAAGTCTTCTTTTGGTTTTCCTTCAAACAACAAATCAAAGCTTATTCCCTTTTTTGTCTTTACTTTATATTCCAAAGAAGTAATTGTTTTACAATTACTCAATGTAAAACTCAACGATGGATTAGCAGGAATCTGATTATCCTTCTTTCCCCAATATTTCACCAAAGCAATATTACTTGGCGAACTCCACGAAAAAGTTCCTTGAACAACACTTGTCAAGTCAACTTCTCTATCAAATATAAAATCTTTTATTGTCATTTTTACTTCTTCTTCTTTAAACAAAAATACTATCTTTTATCTTAAATGTCCTTATCATAGGAATTTTCATCTAAAAGACCTTTTTCTAATTTACAGATAACTCCTAAATTATCAACCTATAAAAACCCACATTATAGCTTCAAATAATTCTTTCTAATAGCCTGCTCTACTCCTTTTCTAAACTGTACACTTATATACTCTCTTCCAACCGGCGCACTAAACATAAACATTGGGTTTTCAGGAAAACCTTCTGTTGTTCTAAATAAAATAAAATAACTTTTACCTAACTTACCTGCTTCCAACCACTCGTCTAACTTATAGTAATCAGGAATAGAACGTCGCTCTCGTACAACGATTAAAACATCTTTTATTTCTTCCCATTGCAGTGCTTTTTCTTGAAATAAGCTTTTATATAAGACTCCTTTTTCATCAATAGTCACATTCATAAAGCTACTTTTGTATAAAAACACGACAAATAAGAATAGCATTACCACACTCAAAATAATCGTCAACACATTTCCTATACTCAAAAAGAAAAGAGCCGAACCTAAAAAGGGTCCTATACAAATTAGAAATAGCAATATCCTACTGGATACGTTGTAGTAGTTAAACTTCATACTTATTGGTTTTCTATTTTATCACAAATAGCATTTGCAGCTATAAATCCTGTTGTCCACGCATTCTGAAAGTTGAACCCTCCTGTAATAGCGTCTATGTTTACAACTTCTCCTGCAAAATACAAATCTGTATTGATTTTACTCTCCATTGTTTTAAAATTAATTTCCTTTAAATCAATTCCTCCAGCGGTTACAAATTCGTCTTTAAATGTACTCTTTCCATTAACCTGCATTTCTGCCTTAGTTAGTTCAGCAGCTAATACTTCTAATTGCTTATTAGTAACATCCGCCCACTTTACGTCGTTTGCAAATCCAGATACCTCAACAATTCTTTCCCATAAACGATTAGGCAAATCAATTTCTACCCTTTTGATTACAGTTTTCTTAGCGTGCTCTTTGCGTATTGTTTGCAATAATTCCATCACAGACTCCAAATCGTGATTTGGCAACCAATTCACATTAATCTGAAACTGATAATTTTTATCTGCTAAAATACGAGCTCCCCAAGCTGACAAACGCAAAATACCAGGACCACTCATTCCCCAATGTGTAATCAATAACGGACCACTTGCTTCTAACTTTGTTCCTTTTACCTTTACCTCAGCAGGAGTTGCTACTCCCATTAAATCTTTAATGCGTTTATCTTTGATATTAAATGTAAACAATGACGGCACAGGCTCTACAATTTTATGTCCAAGCTCATTGATTAATCCCCATATTTTTGGATTACTTCCTGTTGTCATCACTAAATGAGAGCACTCATACCCTCCATTTGTCGTATCTAACTTCCAAGAATTCTCTTTTTTAAACACACTTTGTACACTTGTTCCTGTTAAAACATCAATTTTCAATTGTTTTGCTGCCTTTAAAAAACAGTCAATAATAGTCTGTGATGAATCTGTATCAGGAAACATTCTACCGTCTTCTTCAATCTTTAAAGTTACACCGTGATCTTCAAACCAAGCTATTGTATCTCCTGCACAAAACTGGTGAAATGGTCCTAATAACTCTTTTGCTCCTCTCGGATAAAACTGTGTAAGCTCTTTAGGATCAAAGCAAGCGTGTGTTACATTACAACGTCCTCCACCTGAAATTCTAACTTTTGAAAGAACCTCTTTCCCTCTTTCTAATATTGCTATTTTAAGCCCTTTTTTTCTCTCTGCAAGATTGATTGCTGTAAAAAATCCAGCGGCTCCTCCTCCTACTAATATGACGTCGTAATTCATTTAAAAATACAGTTTTAACATTATTCGCAACTTTTACAATTTTTTTATTCTATTGTAAAAAATTATCTTTACCGCCACAAAGATACTTACTTACGATCGCATACTTATCATCGTTAAATTAAGAATATGAAAAAATTACCCTTCTTAGCATTAATCGTTTTGTTCTCAATGTGTAAATCAGGTTCGTCTGTTTTTACACCTAAAAAGGAACTTACTATTGAAGAAAAGATAGAAAAAATCAAAGAGGAAGAAAGGCTTCCTATCGAAAAAGATGTTGTTGACTTACCAGAATACGCACAAGTGAGAGATGATTTTCGCTCTGTATCTGACCAAACAAGAGACAACTATCTAAAAGGAATGAGAGCTTCTGAAGATAAATATTCTGTTATTATCCTAACAAAAGGATTCAAAGGAGAGAATATCACAGTCAAGAATGACAGCAAATCATTTTTTAGAGGAATGACAATGAGTGACCTGAAATCTGGAATCGCTAAATCTATTCGTATTGAAAACGAACAAGATGTTATTATAGCAGATAGCTTTACAGGAGGTGAGTTAACAATTGAGGCAGATCACGCTAAAATGTTTAAATTCATTTATGTAATGAAAAACAATGCGAATAAAGAAATTCCTTTTAAAGTTACTTTCAGCAACACATTAAGACCTGTTAAATAGTGGAAAAAAGGGATATGGTCCTTCGAATGATACAACAAGCGGCTCTGTTACTAAGAGCCGTTTTTAATTCACTCCCTCTTGAAGAGTTTGAATCAGAAGATGAGCTCCAAGCAATGAGCAAAAAACTTTCTGAAGAAAACCTTCTCCAATTGGATGATTTTATTGCTATGACAGATGATAAAGCTGCCATTGAGTATCTCAAAGAAACCAAAAACTTTGACCTGGATAACTTGGAATTATTAGCTGATATTCTTACTACAACAAGCAATAAAATCGTTAAGATAAATCCAGAAAAACACTTAGCCTACAAACAAAAAGCTTTCCTCTTACTTAGCTACGTATCGGAAGAATCAAAAACCTTTGACTGGAATAGAATCCAAAAGATAAATCAACTAAAAGAAGAATTGATCAAATAAATAAAAGCCTTTATATCGAATATAAAGGCTTTTTATTTTAACTATATTCTCTTTTGATAAATTATTTGTCCCTTTTCACTTCATCACTTTAGTACATTAATCTTATTATGATAAGTATCTATTTCCAACTAAAATGATACAACTCGTACTAACTACCTATTTACTATTTCCCTTCCCCAAGAAACTACTTCTATTCCTATCGAGTAATTCGGGCATATTACCTTATCCTCTGTCAAATGAATATTTCCAAAGCGATAATCCAATTCTAACACGTCAAATGAAATCTCTCTAACCTCCCATTCTTTGTGGTGAATTTCATAGCGATATAAGTCTTCGTCTAAGTCAACATATAAGCAGTAGCGCTCAGTCAACCATTTTTGTAATTCCGTTTTCTCCTGAACTATCGCTCCAACTTGAAACTCCGCTTTTAAGAAAAACTTTTTCTTCTTATTCAATGAATAGTACAATCCCTGCTCTCTCTTCATTCTTGCTTTTTCATAAGGCAATCCTGATAAAGTACGCGATACAAAAGCTGACAAGCTATTTCCTGCTTCAATATTTAAAAAATAAACACCTGGTTTTCCATCTACTTTTACATACGTTCGTACATTTAATTCTTCAAAATTAGAAACAAAACCAACTGCAGGTAAGATCCTTGGTCGAATCTTCTCCATCGTGAAAGGCACAACAGAAATATAACACTTCCCTTCAAA contains these protein-coding regions:
- a CDS encoding YqjF family protein, whose amino-acid sequence is MSKTEEIIAHQSHRPWDMPEGDWVYYQEWNRLIFLHFEVSFEELRVLVPSSMELDTFEGKCYISVVPFTMEKIRPRILPAVGFVSNFEELNVRTYVKVDGKPGVYFLNIEAGNSLSAFVSRTLSGLPYEKARMKREQGLYYSLNKKKKFFLKAEFQVGAIVQEKTELQKWLTERYCLYVDLDEDLYRYEIHHKEWEVREISFDVLELDYRFGNIHLTEDKVICPNYSIGIEVVSWGREIVNR
- a CDS encoding penicillin-binding protein activator LpoB, whose translation is MQIKRIALATILAASGIFITSCGRQVTRVGIEETIDISGRWNNTDSREVAEQMTSQILSGSWIGDHQESNAGKKPVVIVGMVQNKSHEHIDAETFVKDVERSFIQSQRVRLVQGGAKREELRAERADQQTNSSVSTMKKFGLENGADYILQGSINSIVDSHKKKKVVYYQVNLELTNIQSGEVVWIGEKKIAKYVKN
- a CDS encoding diphosphomevalonate/mevalonate 3,5-bisphosphate decarboxylase family protein, with protein sequence MTIKDFIFDREVDLTSVVQGTFSWSSPSNIALVKYWGKKDNQIPANPSLSFTLSNCKTITSLEYKVKTKKGISFDLLFEGKPKEDFKPKVQKFFERILSYCPYIEDYHFVIDTENTFPHSSGIASSASGMAAMAVNVMSLEKALFPEMTDEYFDKKASFLARLGSGSACRSIVGSVVVWGEHKDIADSSDLYGVAFPEEVHEVFKDYCDVILLVDKGEKKVSSTVGHDLMHNHPFAKERFAQAHTNLAKLKNILVEGNLEEFISLVESEALTLHAMMMTSMPYFILMKPKTLKIIEKIWNFREQTKIPVCFTLDAGANVHLLFPKQDKDFVMTFIRQELAEHCQGKHFIEDQIGFGSERIK
- a CDS encoding NAD(P)/FAD-dependent oxidoreductase, whose protein sequence is MNYDVILVGGGAAGFFTAINLAERKKGLKIAILERGKEVLSKVRISGGGRCNVTHACFDPKELTQFYPRGAKELLGPFHQFCAGDTIAWFEDHGVTLKIEEDGRMFPDTDSSQTIIDCFLKAAKQLKIDVLTGTSVQSVFKKENSWKLDTTNGGYECSHLVMTTGSNPKIWGLINELGHKIVEPVPSLFTFNIKDKRIKDLMGVATPAEVKVKGTKLEASGPLLITHWGMSGPGILRLSAWGARILADKNYQFQINVNWLPNHDLESVMELLQTIRKEHAKKTVIKRVEIDLPNRLWERIVEVSGFANDVKWADVTNKQLEVLAAELTKAEMQVNGKSTFKDEFVTAGGIDLKEINFKTMESKINTDLYFAGEVVNIDAITGGFNFQNAWTTGFIAANAICDKIENQ